From Campylobacter pinnipediorum subsp. caledonicus:
TTGTTTTTACATTTTTTTAAACACGTAAAACTTAGCCATAGGTCCTGTAACTTCTTTACCTTCAGCATCTAGCATTTTTAAACTTTTATTATCCACTCTAAACATACTTGTTTTATTGTATTTATTTACAACTGTAACGATATCACCTTTTACACTATAAGTTCCGCTTGATTTTTCTGTATATTGTTCACCGCCTTTATACTCCATTAAAGACTCGAAATTACCATCATTTTTTAATACTAAAGTAGTATCTATAGCTTCGCAAGAAGCGCAAGGTAAGACAGCCTTATAAACACCAGCAACACTATACATATCGTAACTTGAAACAACTTTATCTTGCATATCGTTCATAGAAGAACTACTATTATTCATAGCGCAACCTGCAAATAAAGCAACTGTACAAACAGCTAAAAAACTATTTTTTATTTTCATCAAATATCCTTTTTTAAAAAATTTTACGTTATTATATTCAAATGTCTTAAAAATTAGATTAATAAAGCACTATTTATTTATATTTTTTGATTTTTTTGAAGCTAAAATCACAGCATCTATAACCAAACCCCTAAAACCACCATTCTCCAAAGATCTTACGGCCTCTATTGTGGTGCCATTAGGAGAACAAACTTTGTCTTTTAAAACAGATGGATGCATACCTGTTTTATTTATCATATATGCGCTTGAAGATACTGCATCTGCTGCTATTTTTATAGCCAAATCTTTTGGTAACCCCTCAAATACACCACCATCAGCCAAAGCATCTACAAACATACAAACATAAGCCGGAAGCGAACCTGATATACCTACAAATGCATGCATTTGTTCTTGGCTTATCTGATAAACTACACCAAAACTTTCAAGAAGTTTTATTGTATTTTTTTTATCATTTTCATTGCAATTTTCGTCAAAACAAACACCAGTTACAGATCTTAAAACACTAGCTGGTGTATTTGGCATAGCTCTTACTACTTTTGTATCTAAACCAAGTATATCTTTAATATCTTCTATAGTAATACCGGCTGCTATACTTAGCAAAATAGATTTTTTATCAAAAAATGGCTTTATTTTCTCTAATAATTTAGGATAAGAGTTTGGCTTAACGGCTGGAATTAAGATATCAACAACCTTTGCAACACTACACTCATCATCACATATATTTACACCAAGCTCTTTTAATCCATCTAGTTTATTTTCACTTTTATCAAACACAAAAATATCTTGTGCTTTTACGAAATTTGAGCTGTTTATGCCATCTGTTATGGCTTTACCCATATTTCCAAAACCTATAATTCCTATTTTCAAAATTACTCCCTTATTTGTCCGCTACCATAAACTACATATTTTTTTGAAGTAAGTGCTTCAAGACCCATAGGTCCTCTAGTATGCATTTTTTGAGTAGAAATTCCTATCTCAGAACCAAAACCAAACTCTCCACCATCACTAAATCTAGTGGAGGCATTTGCATACACAACAGCACTATCTATCAAATTTAAAAATTTATTTATATTATTATAATCTTTACTCAATATACTTTCTGAATGATGAGTTGAGTTTTGATTTATATATAAGATAGCTTCATCTATATCTTTCACTACTTTTACAGATAAAATAAAATCCAAAAATTCAGTAGAGAAATCCTCTCTCGTGGCTTTTTTAACATTATCAAACCCTTGAAAATTTTCAAATATTTTTTCATCTATTCTAAACTCAACATTTTCAAGTAAATTTAGCAATATAAGCAATATCTTCTCAGCTATGCTTTCATGCAAAACCAGGCATTCAAGCGAATTACAAGTGCTAGGTCTTTGTGTCTTAGCATTTTTGATAATTTTTAAAGCATCATCTATATCAGCACTCTTATCAACATATATATGGCAAATCCCCTCACCTGTTTGAATAACTGGTATAGTTGAGTTGTTTTTTATATAATCTTTTAATTTAGCTCCTCCACGGGGTATTAAAACATCTATAAATTTATCTTGTTTTACAAGCTCATCAAGCTCGCTCTTATCAGAACCTATTATCTGCAAAAACCCATCAGCAAGACCAAATTTTTTACCTATATCACGAAAAAGCTCACATAAACACAAATTTGAATTTATTGCATTTGATGAACCGCGAAGTATAAGTGCATTTTGGGTTTTTAGTGCGATAGCTGCTGAGTCTATCGTAACATTTGGTCTGCTTTCATATATCATAGCCACTACGCCAAGAGGAACACTTACCTGTGTTATTTGCATACCGCTTTGGTGTTTAAATCCATCAAGTATTTTTCCTATTGGATTTTTTTGATTTGCTATTTGCAATACACTATCAGCCATACTTTCTATACGTTCATTATTAAGAGTAAGCCTATCTATCAAAGCTTCACTTAAAGAACTCTCTCTTGCATTTTTTATATCTTTTTTGTTTGCCTCTTTTATAAGCTCTTTTTTAAGCAATAGCTCATTTGAAACAGCTCTAAGTATCTCATTTTTTTTACTTTCTGATAAACTTAAAAGTTCTTTACTTGCACTTTTTGCCAAAGAAACCATATCTATTATCTTGCTCATTTTTTAACCTTTGCCTAAAACTATATTATCTGCATGCATTATATCATCTTCATATTTATAAGCTAAAATTTGCTCTATTTCATCACTCTTTTTGCCTTTTATTAATGAAATTTGTTTTGAAGAATAATTACTTATGCCACGAGCTATAATCTCTTTATTATTTAAAATCTCAACGATTTCTCCTCTGTGAAAATCACCAATAACATCTAAAATTCCAACAGCAAGCAAGCTTTTGCCAGATTTTAGAGCGAGTTTAGCTCCATCATCAATTACAACCTCTCCTTTATTTTTTGCGCCATAAGCAAGCCAATATTTTTTCAAACTAACCTTTTTATCATTAGCCAAAAACAAAGTACCCTCATTTGAATCTTTTAAGACATTTAACAAAACATTATCTTTTTTACCATTTGCGATTATTAAATTAGTTCCTATTTGTGAAGTCATTTTGGCTGATTTTATCTTTGTTTTCATTCCGCCTGTACCAAATTTACTGCCCTCATCTCCAGCCATTTTTTCAATATCTTCATCTATATTTTTTACTAAATTTATAATCTTTGCATCTTTGTATAAATTTGGATTTTTATCATATAAACCATCAATATCGCTTAAAATTATAAGCAAATCAGCATCAATAAGACCAGCCACCAACGCACTTAATGTATCATTGTCCCCTACTTTTAACTCATCCGCGACAACGGTATCGTTTTCATTTATGATAGGTATGATATTTTTTTTCAAGCAATGCCGCACATACATTTCTAGCGTTTAAATATCTCTTTCTGTCTTCAAAATCACCACGAGTAAGCAAAATTTGTGCTATATTTTTTGAATAAGCCCAAAATATCCTCTCATAAAGATGCATAAGCGCAACCTGCCCAACAGCCGCAAGTGCTTGTTTTTGGTTTATATTTTTTGGTTTTTGAGCGATATTGAGTATACCCATACCAGCACCAACTGCGCCTGATGTTACTATAATTACTTGCTTGTTATCATCACATAGCTTGCAAATATCGGCTACTATATTTTTTATCAAGCCCTCATTTAAAGAACCATTTTCGTTTGTAAGAGTTGAAGTTCCTATCTTAATAACAATTTTTTTAGAATCTTTTAAAAGCTCTTTACGCATAGCATATCCTATATATCTATTTCTATTCCAACTGGACAATGATCGCTTCCTATTATATCACTTAAGATAAAGGCATTTTTAAGCCTATCTTTCAAGCCTTGTGATACGAAAAAATAATCAATTCTCCAACCTACATTTTTAGCCCTAGCACCAAAGCGATAACTCCACCAAGAATAAGCATCTATTTTATCTGGGTTAAAATGCCTAAATGTGTCTATAAAGCCATTTGATAAAACCTCATCTATCCAAGCTCTTTCAATGGGTAAAAATCCTGAAGTTTTTGAATTTGCCTTTGGGTTTTTAAGATCAATCTCTTGATGTGCGGTATTTACATCACCACAAAAAATAACATGCTTTCCACTATCTAAAATTTCATTACAATATTTTAAAAATGCGGCATAAAAATCCATCTTGTGTTTTAAGCGCTCATCATCTTTTTGACCATTTGGAAAGTATATATTAAAAAGAACAATATCACCAAATCTATGCTCTAAAACTCTGCCCTCGGTATCATCAAAAAATTGAGATTTTAAACAACTTGTTTGAAATTTACTAAGGCTCATAACCCCAGAATAACCGGCTTTTTGAGCTGAGTTTGAGTTTATTTCACTAAAACCAAGATTATACATTTGCGCTGGTATATCATCTTGTTTTGCCTTAATTTCTTGAAGTGCTAAAAAATCAGGCTTATGCTCATCCAACCACTCAAACGCATTTTTGGACACCACAGCACGAAGACCATTAACATTCCAACTTATTAATTTCAAATTTAATCCTTTTTTATTTGTTATAATACCGTTTAAAATTTAATAAATTAATAAGTGAGATATTTTGAACGATATAGAAAAGAGTATTTTTTCAGCGATTCATGGAGAGAAAAAAATACAAATTATAGATTTTTTGATACAAAATATAGGCGAACATGGTTTTATAAATTTAAAAATAGATGAAATATGCAAAGCAACTAACACAAGCAAACCCACAGTTTTACAGACATTTAAGCTTTTAGAAAATGCAAAAGTCTTTAAAAAAATAAAAAATGGAGTGTATGAGCTAAAAACCTTCTAACAAGATAGAATAAAGCTCATTTACATCACTCTCATCAAGCATTAATGTGCTTTTATTATCAAAAAGATATTCTATTTTTTTAAGCTCAAAAGAAAATTTATTTAAACAATTTTTATGTCCTGGCAAAAGACTACGAGCAAAACATACATTATCACTTATAACCTCATCACATATAAAGCATTCAAACTCACTATGAAGCCTACCCTCATGTTCTAAAATTTTAACATAAGATTGTAAAATCAATCGCTTTGGATTTTGTTTATCCATCCTTTTTGCACAAAAATCAATCTCATTAAAATAAATTTCATCAATATCTTCAACATCTTTTAAATGCATATATAAAAGTCTCATAAACTGTTGCCAAACTATAAATTTTTCCCTATCAAGTAGCCATTTAAAACCCATATGCAAAACAGTTCTTAAATGAGGTAAGAAATTCATACTACTTATAAGTTCAAAATCTATTTTATATCCATTCACTAAAATAGAATGTCTAGCCCCATAAAACCTATATGATTTTACAACAAATTTATCGGTTAATATATAAACAATAAGGTCTTCTTCTTTTACCTTTTGAGTATGTAAAATATAGCCTTGCATAAAAACTTAGAAAAATTCTTCAATTCTTTTTTTAATTAGTTCAGCTTGTTGTATTCTGTTTATTTCATTTCTAAAAGAAGCTGCATCATCCATGCCTTTGCTATATCTATGTAAATGCTTTCTAAAAATCACAGTTCCTTGATCTCCATAGTATTTAAGCATAGAATCAAAATGAGCCAAAATAATGTCAC
This genomic window contains:
- a CDS encoding exodeoxyribonuclease III — its product is MKLISWNVNGLRAVVSKNAFEWLDEHKPDFLALQEIKAKQDDIPAQMYNLGFSEINSNSAQKAGYSGVMSLSKFQTSCLKSQFFDDTEGRVLEHRFGDIVLFNIYFPNGQKDDERLKHKMDFYAAFLKYCNEILDSGKHVIFCGDVNTAHQEIDLKNPKANSKTSGFLPIERAWIDEVLSNGFIDTFRHFNPDKIDAYSWWSYRFGARAKNVGWRIDYFFVSQGLKDRLKNAFILSDIIGSDHCPVGIEIDI
- the proC gene encoding pyrroline-5-carboxylate reductase; translated protein: MKIGIIGFGNMGKAITDGINSSNFVKAQDIFVFDKSENKLDGLKELGVNICDDECSVAKVVDILIPAVKPNSYPKLLEKIKPFFDKKSILLSIAAGITIEDIKDILGLDTKVVRAMPNTPASVLRSVTGVCFDENCNENDKKNTIKLLESFGVVYQISQEQMHAFVGISGSLPAYVCMFVDALADGGVFEGLPKDLAIKIAADAVSSSAYMINKTGMHPSVLKDKVCSPNGTTIEAVRSLENGGFRGLVIDAVILASKKSKNINK
- the recO gene encoding recombination protein RecO, producing the protein MQGYILHTQKVKEEDLIVYILTDKFVVKSYRFYGARHSILVNGYKIDFELISSMNFLPHLRTVLHMGFKWLLDREKFIVWQQFMRLLYMHLKDVEDIDEIYFNEIDFCAKRMDKQNPKRLILQSYVKILEHEGRLHSEFECFICDEVISDNVCFARSLLPGHKNCLNKFSFELKKIEYLFDNKSTLMLDESDVNELYSILLEGF
- a CDS encoding copper resistance protein NlpE, with protein sequence MKIKNSFLAVCTVALFAGCAMNNSSSSMNDMQDKVVSSYDMYSVAGVYKAVLPCASCEAIDTTLVLKNDGNFESLMEYKGGEQYTEKSSGTYSVKGDIVTVVNKYNKTSMFRVDNKSLKMLDAEGKEVTGPMAKFYVFKKM
- a CDS encoding glutamate-5-semialdehyde dehydrogenase, with product MSKIIDMVSLAKSASKELLSLSESKKNEILRAVSNELLLKKELIKEANKKDIKNARESSLSEALIDRLTLNNERIESMADSVLQIANQKNPIGKILDGFKHQSGMQITQVSVPLGVVAMIYESRPNVTIDSAAIALKTQNALILRGSSNAINSNLCLCELFRDIGKKFGLADGFLQIIGSDKSELDELVKQDKFIDVLIPRGGAKLKDYIKNNSTIPVIQTGEGICHIYVDKSADIDDALKIIKNAKTQRPSTCNSLECLVLHESIAEKILLILLNLLENVEFRIDEKIFENFQGFDNVKKATREDFSTEFLDFILSVKVVKDIDEAILYINQNSTHHSESILSKDYNNINKFLNLIDSAVVYANASTRFSDGGEFGFGSEIGISTQKMHTRGPMGLEALTSKKYVVYGSGQIRE
- the proB gene encoding glutamate 5-kinase, which produces MKKNIIPIINENDTVVADELKVGDNDTLSALVAGLIDADLLIILSDIDGLYDKNPNLYKDAKIINLVKNIDEDIEKMAGDEGSKFGTGGMKTKIKSAKMTSQIGTNLIIANGKKDNVLLNVLKDSNEGTLFLANDKKVSLKKYWLAYGAKNKGEVVIDDGAKLALKSGKSLLAVGILDVIGDFHRGEIVEILNNKEIIARGISNYSSKQISLIKGKKSDEIEQILAYKYEDDIMHADNIVLGKG
- a CDS encoding replication/maintenance protein RepL, with protein sequence MNDIEKSIFSAIHGEKKIQIIDFLIQNIGEHGFINLKIDEICKATNTSKPTVLQTFKLLENAKVFKKIKNGVYELKTF